In one Thermanaerovibrio velox DSM 12556 genomic region, the following are encoded:
- the lpxB gene encoding lipid-A-disaccharide synthase, which produces MSVFVSCGEASGDMYLGELTERLLERGIRVFGMGGPRVLGAGAQVLWDMRELQVVGFTEALGALPRLIRLRDALVRHVMESRPRCVVLTDSPDFHLPLARKLRSVGYRGSIVSLVPPAVWIWRRGRVRVLRELFDLCLPLFPFEHRFLLENGCRSFFVGHPLLETVEAVDMPDLSGGVVAFMPGSRPGELRRHLMPFAEAAVGLREMGYRPVFSVPGSMPEADAVWARGVLEGMSLPWSSERGVDLMGRSCFVVMASGTVSLEAMLVGRPGVVAYRTGFITMLLARLLVRSRWCSLPNILLGREVYPELLQGDVSGEGLLRVLLPLLKGLLEGGWSRWAQAFLEGRKALGERGAFGLWADLVAERAA; this is translated from the coding sequence TTGTCCGTCTTCGTGAGCTGTGGTGAGGCCTCTGGGGACATGTACCTTGGGGAGCTCACGGAGCGGCTTTTGGAGAGGGGTATTCGGGTCTTTGGCATGGGGGGTCCTAGGGTCTTGGGCGCCGGGGCCCAGGTCCTCTGGGACATGAGGGAGCTCCAGGTGGTGGGTTTTACCGAGGCCTTGGGGGCCCTGCCCAGGCTGATCAGGCTCAGGGATGCCTTGGTGCGGCATGTGATGGAGTCTCGGCCCCGGTGCGTTGTGCTCACGGACAGCCCGGACTTTCACCTTCCCCTTGCGCGGAAGCTTAGGAGCGTGGGTTACCGGGGCAGCATTGTGAGCCTGGTGCCCCCTGCGGTTTGGATCTGGAGGAGGGGGAGGGTGAGGGTTTTGAGGGAGCTTTTCGACCTTTGTCTTCCCCTGTTCCCCTTTGAGCACCGGTTTCTCCTGGAGAATGGGTGTAGGTCTTTCTTCGTCGGTCACCCCCTTTTGGAGACGGTGGAGGCGGTTGACATGCCGGACCTCTCGGGGGGGGTGGTGGCTTTTATGCCTGGCAGCAGGCCTGGGGAGTTGAGGCGGCATCTCATGCCCTTCGCGGAGGCGGCGGTGGGGCTTAGGGAGATGGGATACCGGCCGGTTTTCTCCGTTCCTGGGTCCATGCCCGAGGCCGATGCCGTTTGGGCGAGGGGTGTTTTGGAGGGCATGTCGCTCCCGTGGAGCTCCGAGAGGGGGGTGGACCTCATGGGGCGCAGCTGTTTCGTGGTGATGGCCAGCGGCACCGTGTCCCTGGAGGCCATGCTGGTGGGTCGTCCTGGGGTTGTGGCGTACAGGACCGGGTTTATCACCATGCTGCTGGCCAGGCTCTTGGTGAGGTCCCGGTGGTGTTCCCTTCCGAACATCCTCCTTGGCCGGGAGGTGTATCCGGAGCTGCTGCAGGGGGACGTGAGCGGGGAGGGGCTTTTGAGGGTCCTCCTGCCCCTTCTTAAGGGGCTTTTGGAGGGGGGCTGGAGTCGTTGGGCCCAGGCGTTCCTGGAGGGCCGCAAGGCCCTTGGGGAAAGGGGGGCCTTTGGGCTTTGGGCGGATCTTGTGGCGGAGAGGGCGGCTTGA
- a CDS encoding ABC transporter ATP-binding protein, giving the protein MSRLLGPLGLGGLGSGAYRRLLGFLSPYRTRLFYGVLCMGAASVLGVLPPWLIKNLVDRVLIARDQGLLGAIIAGIVGIYVLKGLFYYGQTYLMTWVGQRVLFDLRLELYRKVQRLPFGYLYSRRSGDILSRITGDVAFLQDLVSSVLVDLVVQGVTFVAILCFLLSLNWRLTLATFVILPLAALVISFTTSRLREVGHAIQERLARVSASAQEAIASMKVVRAFATEDMEYRRFERENRSHFGALMKGTQVRGVLEGVVELILMGAMGLIIWLGGRQVLSGHITAGQLMAFLTYLGLMVQPIRVLSRVFGRVQQALAAAERVFDVLDQPEEAPAARMARPPIVGRVDFEDVWFRYDPSSPWVLRGISFSVSPGERVALVGSTGAGKSTLVDLIPRFFDPVNGRVLVDGTDVKDMDPRHLRRHIGMVLQDPVLMKGSFAFNIAYGLEGVGMEEIRRAAEFAGIRDFIESLPDGYDTEIGERGVTLSGGQRQRVAIARAIIRNPRILILDEATSSLDAQVERMIQESLELVMEGRTCFILAHRLSTVRRADRIMVLEGGLIVEQGTHEELLALKGRYAALLEAQLGDGAGK; this is encoded by the coding sequence ATGAGTAGGCTTTTAGGCCCGTTGGGCTTAGGGGGGTTGGGTTCTGGCGCGTATCGGAGGCTTCTTGGTTTCCTAAGCCCCTACCGGACCAGGCTTTTCTACGGGGTCCTCTGCATGGGGGCCGCGTCGGTGCTTGGGGTGCTCCCGCCGTGGCTCATAAAGAACCTGGTGGACCGGGTGCTGATAGCCCGGGACCAGGGGCTTTTGGGGGCCATAATAGCCGGCATAGTGGGCATATACGTGCTTAAGGGGCTTTTCTACTACGGTCAGACGTACCTCATGACCTGGGTGGGGCAGAGGGTTCTGTTTGACCTGAGGCTTGAGCTCTACAGGAAGGTGCAGCGCCTTCCTTTCGGATATCTTTACTCGAGGCGCAGCGGGGACATACTGTCCAGGATAACCGGGGACGTGGCGTTCCTTCAGGACCTGGTTTCGTCGGTTCTGGTGGACCTGGTGGTTCAGGGTGTGACCTTCGTGGCCATACTGTGTTTTCTTCTGTCCTTGAACTGGAGGCTGACGCTGGCCACCTTTGTGATACTCCCCCTGGCGGCCCTTGTGATTAGTTTCACCACATCTCGGCTTCGGGAGGTGGGGCATGCCATACAGGAGCGTCTTGCCCGGGTGTCCGCCTCCGCCCAGGAGGCGATCGCCTCCATGAAGGTGGTACGTGCCTTTGCCACCGAGGACATGGAGTACCGCCGTTTCGAGCGGGAGAACCGGTCTCACTTCGGGGCGCTGATGAAGGGTACCCAGGTTAGGGGTGTGCTGGAGGGAGTTGTGGAGTTGATCCTCATGGGGGCCATGGGGCTCATAATCTGGCTTGGGGGTCGGCAGGTCCTTTCTGGTCATATAACCGCGGGGCAGCTCATGGCTTTCCTCACGTACCTGGGGTTGATGGTGCAGCCCATAAGGGTTTTGAGCCGGGTGTTCGGTCGGGTTCAGCAGGCCCTTGCGGCGGCGGAGCGGGTTTTCGATGTGCTCGACCAGCCGGAGGAGGCCCCTGCGGCCCGCATGGCAAGGCCTCCCATAGTGGGTCGTGTGGATTTCGAGGATGTTTGGTTTCGGTATGACCCCTCATCCCCTTGGGTTTTAAGGGGGATAAGCTTCTCGGTCTCTCCGGGGGAGCGGGTGGCCTTGGTGGGTTCCACCGGGGCGGGGAAGTCCACCTTGGTGGACTTGATCCCCAGGTTTTTCGACCCCGTGAATGGGCGGGTGTTGGTGGACGGTACGGACGTTAAGGACATGGATCCCAGGCACTTGAGGCGTCACATAGGCATGGTGCTGCAGGATCCGGTGCTTATGAAGGGTAGTTTTGCCTTCAACATAGCCTATGGGCTTGAGGGGGTGGGTATGGAGGAGATCCGTCGGGCGGCGGAGTTTGCGGGGATAAGGGATTTCATAGAGTCCCTGCCCGATGGTTACGATACGGAGATAGGAGAGCGGGGGGTTACGTTGAGCGGCGGCCAGCGTCAGCGGGTGGCCATAGCGAGGGCGATAATAAGGAACCCCCGAATCCTGATATTGGACGAGGCGACCTCTTCCCTGGATGCCCAGGTGGAGCGGATGATCCAGGAGTCTTTGGAGCTGGTGATGGAGGGGCGCACCTGTTTCATCTTGGCCCACCGGCTGTCCACCGTGAGGCGGGCGGACCGGATAATGGTTTTGGAGGGGGGGCTCATAGTGGAGCAGGGGACTCACGAGGAGCTTCTTGCGCTCAAGGGCCGTTACGCGGCGCTCTTGGAGGCCCAGTTGGGCGATGGGGCTGGTAAGTAG
- the lpxK gene encoding tetraacyldisaccharide 4'-kinase, which translates to MGLVSSYLRYISGRSPLSPWALLYPLHHLSRGLVSGRNWLYDHGILAAQEGPLPVISVGNLTHGGTNKTPMVERLARLICSLGLKPGVVSRGYSGGTVEPLVVDRETSRELCGDEPLMLARKLPQVPVVVSRDRIRGVELLKALGAQVVVADDCFQHRQLQRDLDVVLVDATCPFGNGLMTPAGMLREPLDSLRRAGIVVITKSDLVSPGELEELKGVLEGYAGPRRVFLSRLSMDGWSGEAPSGPAFAFCAIGNPGSFRRFLTSLGVELVGFSSFRDHHRFSPEDMRRVEDEALKSGARCLVCTEKDILNFPSSYRFRLPVSVPMVSVEFQDRLGFLRAMSEGLRPRFTVASNGHGEDSMGVVLCRKLKERLPAASVEAFPLVGGGDEYRAAGFPVMSPSCRMPSGGIVKYSLRALLGDILSGLPLQVLRQLRAWRDMPRRTCICVGDVYLFLNALLGTGVKPVLVATAKTVYLSGHWRLEGALLRSRALAVWTRDEPTREELELRGVRAVFDGSPIMDLVGDVLVDPWEGAVGRRVLVLPGSREYALRDLPLLIGACLELSRRMVCSFLWVPSVTLDVEPFMREHGVLAGRCWGEFGGSSEIRVFRGPVADAARGAEVLLGLGGTGNQICAGLGVPVVSVDDPGKRVQKKLIGDGEVLVPRDPARLADELEGILSDPALRERMSRAGMERMGSGGALDGVVDWVCGELGWGLLTQLWERLEVLVNSGGSPGDASKGG; encoded by the coding sequence ATGGGGCTGGTAAGTAGTTACCTTAGGTACATATCCGGAAGGAGCCCTTTGAGTCCCTGGGCGCTTCTTTATCCTCTGCACCACCTGTCCAGGGGTCTTGTTTCGGGCCGCAACTGGCTTTACGACCACGGCATCCTTGCGGCCCAGGAGGGGCCCCTGCCGGTGATAAGCGTGGGGAACCTGACCCATGGGGGCACCAACAAGACCCCCATGGTGGAGCGGCTGGCTCGGCTGATATGTTCCTTGGGGCTCAAGCCTGGGGTGGTGAGCCGCGGTTACAGCGGTGGAACCGTGGAGCCCCTGGTGGTGGACAGGGAGACGTCTCGGGAGCTCTGTGGGGACGAGCCGCTGATGCTGGCCAGGAAGCTGCCCCAGGTTCCGGTGGTGGTATCTAGGGACAGGATAAGGGGTGTGGAGCTTCTGAAGGCCCTAGGCGCCCAGGTGGTGGTGGCGGACGACTGTTTCCAGCATCGTCAGCTGCAGCGGGATCTTGACGTGGTGCTCGTGGATGCCACTTGTCCCTTTGGGAACGGTCTTATGACCCCCGCGGGGATGCTGCGGGAGCCTTTGGACTCCTTGCGCAGGGCCGGGATAGTGGTGATAACCAAGTCGGACCTGGTGTCTCCGGGGGAGTTGGAGGAGCTTAAGGGGGTGTTGGAGGGCTATGCGGGGCCCCGCAGGGTCTTCCTGTCCCGGCTCAGCATGGATGGTTGGTCTGGGGAGGCTCCTTCGGGGCCGGCCTTTGCCTTCTGTGCCATAGGTAACCCCGGGAGCTTCAGGAGGTTTTTGACGTCCCTTGGGGTTGAGCTCGTGGGTTTCTCTTCCTTTCGGGATCATCATCGGTTCAGCCCGGAGGACATGAGGCGGGTTGAGGATGAGGCGCTGAAGTCCGGGGCGCGGTGTCTTGTCTGCACTGAGAAGGACATCTTGAATTTCCCGTCCTCCTATCGTTTCAGGCTGCCTGTTTCGGTCCCCATGGTATCGGTGGAGTTCCAGGATCGGCTTGGTTTTCTTCGGGCCATGAGCGAGGGCTTGCGTCCCAGGTTCACCGTGGCCTCCAACGGTCACGGGGAGGATTCCATGGGGGTGGTGCTTTGCAGGAAGCTGAAGGAGCGGTTGCCCGCAGCTTCGGTGGAGGCCTTCCCCTTGGTGGGGGGCGGCGATGAGTATCGGGCGGCGGGTTTCCCCGTGATGTCCCCTTCTTGCAGGATGCCCAGCGGCGGGATAGTCAAGTACAGTTTGAGGGCCCTACTGGGGGACATATTGAGCGGGCTGCCCTTGCAGGTCCTCCGGCAGTTGAGGGCCTGGAGGGATATGCCCCGGCGCACTTGTATTTGTGTTGGGGATGTTTATCTGTTCTTAAACGCCCTTTTGGGCACCGGTGTTAAGCCGGTGCTGGTAGCCACCGCCAAGACGGTTTACCTGTCCGGGCACTGGCGGCTGGAGGGGGCGCTTTTGAGGAGCCGGGCCCTTGCGGTGTGGACCCGGGACGAACCCACCAGGGAGGAGTTGGAGCTTCGCGGGGTGAGGGCGGTCTTTGACGGCAGCCCCATAATGGACCTGGTGGGGGATGTCCTGGTGGATCCTTGGGAGGGGGCCGTGGGGCGGCGGGTTTTGGTGCTTCCTGGGAGCAGGGAGTATGCCCTTAGGGACCTTCCGCTTTTGATAGGGGCGTGCCTTGAGCTCAGCCGCAGGATGGTCTGTTCGTTCCTTTGGGTTCCCTCGGTGACGTTGGACGTGGAGCCCTTTATGAGGGAGCATGGGGTTTTAGCCGGCAGGTGCTGGGGGGAGTTCGGCGGGAGCTCCGAGATCCGGGTGTTTCGCGGCCCCGTTGCCGACGCTGCCCGGGGGGCGGAGGTGCTTCTTGGGCTTGGGGGCACTGGGAACCAGATATGTGCGGGCCTTGGGGTGCCGGTTGTGTCCGTGGATGACCCGGGGAAGCGGGTCCAGAAGAAGCTCATCGGGGATGGGGAGGTTCTGGTACCCCGGGATCCCGCGAGGCTTGCGGACGAGCTTGAGGGGATACTATCCGATCCGGCGCTGAGGGAGAGGATGTCGAGGGCTGGCATGGAGAGGATGGGTTCCGGTGGTGCCTTGGATGGGGTGGTGGACTGGGTTTGCGGGGAGCTTGGGTGGGGTTTGCTGACCCAGCTTTGGGAGAGGTTGGAAGTTTTGGTCAATTCCGGGGGTAGTCCTGGGGATGCTTCGAAAGGGGGATAA
- the kdsB gene encoding 3-deoxy-manno-octulosonate cytidylyltransferase, producing MSKALAVIPARYGSTRLKAKALLEIGGMTLVERVFRGVAQSSVDRVIVATDHEEIARVVREAGGEAWMTPSELPSGTDRVAYVASRLPEYPVVLNVQGDDPLVGPDMIGLLLSALEEDPEAGLAVLAKRIEKEEELSSPSIVKMVFDRRMRALYFSRSLIPYPRNDGGVWYKHIGPYAYRRDLLLKFASWEVTPLERVESLEMLRVLENGFPIKCVITERDTIEIDTGDDVRALEEYLLRQGRS from the coding sequence ATGTCCAAGGCTCTTGCGGTCATACCGGCCAGGTACGGCAGTACCAGGCTTAAGGCGAAGGCCCTTCTTGAGATAGGGGGCATGACGCTGGTTGAGAGGGTGTTCCGTGGGGTGGCCCAGTCGTCGGTGGATCGGGTGATAGTGGCCACCGACCATGAGGAGATAGCCCGGGTGGTGAGGGAGGCGGGTGGTGAGGCGTGGATGACCCCCTCGGAGCTTCCCTCCGGAACGGACCGGGTGGCGTACGTGGCGAGCCGGCTTCCGGAGTACCCGGTGGTGTTGAACGTCCAGGGGGATGATCCGCTCGTGGGGCCCGACATGATAGGTTTGCTTTTGAGTGCCTTGGAGGAGGATCCCGAGGCGGGGCTTGCGGTGTTGGCCAAGAGGATAGAGAAGGAGGAGGAGCTGTCCTCTCCCAGCATCGTGAAGATGGTGTTTGATCGTAGGATGAGGGCTCTTTACTTCAGCAGGTCTTTGATACCGTATCCCAGGAACGACGGGGGAGTTTGGTACAAGCACATAGGGCCTTACGCTTACAGGCGGGACCTGCTTCTCAAGTTCGCTTCGTGGGAGGTCACGCCCCTTGAGAGGGTGGAGAGCCTGGAGATGCTGAGGGTGTTGGAGAACGGGTTCCCCATAAAGTGCGTGATAACCGAGAGGGACACCATCGAGATCGACACGGGGGACGACGTTAGGGCCTTGGAGGAGTATCTTCTCCGGCAAGGGAGGTCTTAG
- the kdsA gene encoding 3-deoxy-8-phosphooctulonate synthase has product MIGFEESGVSFGLGRLAVIAGPCALEGLDHALMIAEACKRVCDSLGVGYVFKGSYDKANRTSADSFRGPGMEEGLRILSEVHRRLGVPVLTDVHETWQVKSVAEAVQIVQIPAFLCRQTDLVVAAASSGRVLNVKKAQFLAPEDMGSVVDKCRRAGNDRVMLCERGSVFGYRQLVVDFRSMPIMREMGCPVVFDATHSVQSMGGLGGRSGGDRRFVRPLLRCAASLGVDAFFLEVHQDPDKAPSDGPNMVPLELFGGLMAEVKGIWDRAMESGFASLDWVEMP; this is encoded by the coding sequence GTGATTGGTTTTGAGGAGTCCGGCGTTTCCTTTGGCCTTGGTCGTCTTGCGGTGATCGCGGGTCCCTGTGCTTTGGAGGGGCTGGACCACGCGTTGATGATCGCCGAGGCCTGCAAGAGGGTTTGTGACTCTCTGGGAGTGGGGTATGTGTTCAAGGGGTCATACGACAAGGCGAACCGTACGTCCGCGGACAGCTTTCGGGGTCCTGGGATGGAGGAGGGTCTCAGGATCCTTTCGGAGGTGCACCGTCGTCTTGGGGTGCCGGTTTTGACGGACGTGCACGAGACGTGGCAGGTCAAGAGCGTGGCGGAGGCGGTGCAGATAGTGCAGATCCCCGCGTTCCTCTGCCGTCAGACGGACCTGGTGGTTGCGGCGGCCTCGAGCGGCAGGGTTTTGAACGTGAAGAAGGCCCAGTTCTTGGCCCCCGAGGACATGGGGTCCGTGGTGGACAAGTGCCGCCGGGCGGGTAACGACAGGGTTATGCTGTGCGAGAGGGGCAGTGTTTTTGGGTACAGGCAGCTGGTGGTGGACTTCAGGTCCATGCCGATCATGAGGGAGATGGGCTGTCCTGTGGTTTTTGACGCCACTCACAGCGTCCAGTCCATGGGTGGGCTTGGGGGTAGGAGCGGCGGGGACAGGAGGTTTGTCCGTCCCCTTTTGAGGTGTGCCGCCTCCCTTGGGGTGGATGCCTTCTTCCTGGAGGTTCATCAGGACCCCGACAAGGCCCCCAGCGACGGCCCCAACATGGTTCCCTTGGAGCTTTTCGGTGGGTTGATGGCGGAGGTAAAGGGGATATGGGACCGGGCCATGGAGAGCGGTTTTGCGTCCCTTGATTGGGTGGAGATGCCATGA
- a CDS encoding 3-deoxy-D-manno-octulosonic acid transferase produces MVSFIEGCAFTVASPWLKGRYDRWEERTGALPFPEIVEPVVWFHGVSVGEVQAAWPVAKALRDAGYDGVLAVSAVTRTGMRTAMDLMGGLADLFLAYPWDKRGWVRGFLDRLRPWVYVAFETEMWPTLIWEAKSRGVKLVLANGRVSDRSFRGMMRLRGLYGDLLGCFDAVFPRGSVDGERLLALGVPEGVLREAGDVKADGVWLRRLNADLSGYSFRGDLFVAGSTHPGEEEEVLRAFLLARSAGFGGLRLALVPRHPERAGDCLRLCRDRGLRAELFSEDPSLCGDFEVVVVDRVGVLFSLYGLASAAFVGGSLVPKGGQNVMEPAVWGVPVMFGPHMEDFVEQRDRLLESRLGFEVLSGDEMGERLIELLGLRCRISSCGALFGSGDEMSASRRVASEVLGLLEGSF; encoded by the coding sequence TTGGTTAGTTTCATTGAGGGGTGTGCCTTTACCGTTGCCTCCCCTTGGTTGAAGGGGCGTTACGACCGGTGGGAGGAGAGGACTGGGGCTTTACCCTTCCCCGAGATTGTGGAGCCGGTGGTTTGGTTTCACGGGGTATCGGTTGGGGAGGTTCAGGCCGCCTGGCCGGTTGCGAAGGCCTTGAGGGACGCCGGTTACGATGGGGTCCTTGCGGTGAGTGCGGTGACCCGTACGGGTATGAGGACCGCCATGGATCTCATGGGGGGTCTTGCGGATCTGTTCCTTGCCTACCCTTGGGACAAGAGGGGATGGGTGAGGGGTTTCCTTGACAGGTTAAGGCCGTGGGTCTACGTGGCCTTTGAGACCGAGATGTGGCCCACCCTCATATGGGAGGCAAAGTCCCGTGGTGTCAAGCTGGTGCTGGCCAACGGCAGGGTATCCGATCGGTCCTTTAGGGGGATGATGAGGCTCAGGGGGTTGTATGGGGACCTTTTGGGGTGTTTTGATGCCGTATTTCCCCGGGGGTCTGTGGATGGGGAGAGGCTTCTTGCCCTTGGGGTGCCGGAGGGGGTTTTGAGGGAGGCGGGGGACGTGAAGGCCGACGGGGTATGGCTGCGCCGGTTGAACGCGGACCTTTCGGGCTACTCCTTCCGGGGGGATCTATTTGTGGCGGGGAGCACCCATCCCGGGGAGGAGGAGGAGGTTCTAAGGGCCTTTCTCCTTGCCCGGTCCGCGGGTTTTGGGGGTCTTAGGCTGGCGTTGGTGCCTAGGCATCCCGAGAGGGCGGGGGATTGTCTGCGTCTTTGCCGTGATCGGGGACTTCGGGCGGAGCTCTTCTCTGAGGATCCCAGTCTTTGCGGGGATTTTGAGGTTGTAGTGGTGGACCGGGTGGGGGTGTTGTTCTCCCTTTACGGGCTTGCGTCGGCGGCCTTTGTGGGGGGCAGTCTTGTCCCAAAGGGGGGGCAGAACGTGATGGAGCCCGCGGTTTGGGGGGTGCCGGTGATGTTCGGTCCCCACATGGAGGACTTTGTGGAGCAGCGGGATCGGTTGTTGGAGTCCCGGTTGGGCTTTGAGGTCCTCTCCGGCGACGAAATGGGGGAGCGTTTAATCGAACTTCTTGGGTTAAGGTGTAGAATCTCATCCTGTGGGGCCCTTTTTGGGTCTGGGGATGAGATGTCCGCCTCCCGGCGGGTGGCCTCGGAGGTCTTGGGGCTTCTTGAGGGGAGTTTTTAG
- a CDS encoding iron-containing alcohol dehydrogenase translates to MFNANVAGKMRFGVGVSSTVGDAVRSLGAERAVLVTDSTMESLGVADKICSYLEGAGVEAFVFAGVEPEPSVETTDAVAELAREHDCQAVVGLGGGSCLDVAKAVSVLITNEGSAARYQGLGLVKNPGVPKVMIPTTAGTGSEVTFTAVLIRKSDGFKGGINDEKLFPDLSLLDPELTVTMPPAVTASTGMDALVHALEAFSGRSASPFSDMFAREAMRLIGRSIRTATWNGRDMESRSAMLLASYYAGVALANAGVGACHSLAYPLGGMFGVGHGCANALLMPYVARHNAVACVDRYAEAYELLGGVAEGWPKREAAFALAELLEELVGDLGLPSRMSELKVGIEERHFDEMADRAMAVARPMENNPRFMDKKACMAIYKEAY, encoded by the coding sequence ATGTTCAACGCCAACGTGGCGGGCAAGATGCGTTTTGGCGTGGGGGTATCCTCCACGGTGGGAGATGCGGTGAGGTCTTTGGGGGCTGAGAGGGCGGTTTTGGTGACCGATTCCACCATGGAGTCCTTGGGGGTGGCGGACAAGATATGTTCGTACCTTGAGGGGGCTGGGGTAGAGGCCTTTGTTTTCGCTGGGGTGGAGCCGGAGCCGTCGGTGGAGACCACCGATGCGGTGGCGGAGCTGGCCAGGGAGCACGACTGCCAGGCGGTTGTGGGTCTTGGGGGCGGCAGCTGTCTGGACGTGGCTAAGGCGGTGAGCGTGCTGATAACCAACGAGGGCAGTGCGGCCCGGTACCAGGGGTTGGGTTTGGTTAAGAACCCCGGGGTTCCCAAGGTGATGATCCCCACCACCGCTGGGACCGGTTCTGAGGTGACCTTTACGGCGGTGTTGATCCGCAAGAGCGACGGTTTCAAGGGGGGCATAAACGACGAGAAGCTGTTCCCCGATCTGAGCCTGTTGGATCCGGAGCTCACGGTGACCATGCCTCCGGCGGTCACCGCCAGCACCGGGATGGACGCGTTGGTTCACGCGTTGGAGGCTTTCAGCGGCCGCAGTGCCAGTCCCTTCAGCGACATGTTCGCCCGGGAGGCCATGAGGCTAATAGGCCGCAGCATAAGGACCGCCACTTGGAACGGCAGGGACATGGAGTCCAGGAGCGCCATGCTCTTGGCCTCCTATTACGCGGGGGTGGCTTTGGCCAACGCGGGGGTTGGGGCATGTCATTCCCTGGCGTACCCGTTGGGGGGCATGTTTGGGGTGGGTCATGGCTGCGCCAACGCCCTTTTGATGCCCTACGTGGCCCGTCACAACGCGGTGGCCTGCGTGGACAGGTATGCGGAGGCCTATGAGCTCTTGGGGGGTGTGGCGGAGGGCTGGCCCAAGAGGGAGGCGGCCTTTGCCCTGGCGGAGCTCTTGGAGGAGCTGGTGGGGGACCTGGGGCTTCCGTCCAGGATGTCGGAGCTCAAGGTGGGCATAGAGGAGCGGCACTTCGACGAGATGGCGGACCGGGCCATGGCGGTGGCTCGTCCCATGGAGAACAACCCGAGGTTTATGGACAAGAAGGCCTGCATGGCCATATACAAGGAGGCGTATTAG
- a CDS encoding DegT/DnrJ/EryC1/StrS family aminotransferase, translated as MPGFELFDQREIDAVAEVLRRRIVHRYSFQGVREGIYKVEEFEGACAGKFGSQYALGVSSGSAALYVALKACGIGPGDEVITTPFTFIASVEAILECGAVPVLGEIDESLNLDPNCVEDLVTDRTRAVMPVHMFGASADMDAFKRVCEDYGLMLFEDACQAMGASYKGRYCGSMGLWGTFSLDPYKIVTVGEGGMVLTSDEELYHRMEYYHDHGHVHDKSIDRGAERKACLGFNFRMSEIQGALGLVGLEKLDTAIGMLRATRDKVLGEIKDLGLKTRQLPDPEGELATQIVFLLPDREAARRFQGAAKEAGFGCGILSDNTWHYARHWDTLRDGKVYSRVRCPYDCPHAEYVPAYRPAEWPVTHSILERAAVFGLDILMDDRRVETLIGAIRAGAKAI; from the coding sequence ATGCCGGGTTTTGAGCTTTTTGATCAGCGGGAGATCGATGCGGTGGCGGAGGTGCTTCGCCGCCGGATAGTGCACCGTTATTCCTTCCAGGGGGTTAGGGAGGGTATTTACAAGGTGGAGGAGTTCGAGGGGGCTTGTGCTGGGAAGTTCGGGTCCCAGTATGCCCTTGGGGTATCCTCGGGGAGTGCGGCCCTGTACGTGGCCCTGAAGGCCTGCGGGATAGGGCCCGGTGACGAGGTCATAACCACGCCCTTTACTTTCATAGCCAGTGTGGAGGCCATACTGGAGTGTGGCGCCGTGCCGGTGCTGGGGGAGATAGACGAGAGTTTGAACTTGGATCCCAACTGCGTGGAGGACCTGGTGACCGACCGGACCAGGGCGGTGATGCCGGTTCACATGTTCGGGGCCTCGGCGGACATGGACGCCTTCAAGAGGGTCTGTGAGGACTATGGCCTCATGCTCTTCGAGGACGCCTGCCAGGCCATGGGGGCCAGTTACAAGGGCCGTTACTGCGGTTCCATGGGGCTTTGGGGCACCTTCAGCCTGGACCCGTATAAGATAGTCACTGTGGGGGAGGGCGGAATGGTGCTCACCTCCGATGAGGAGCTTTACCACCGGATGGAGTATTACCACGACCACGGTCACGTGCACGACAAGTCCATAGACCGGGGGGCGGAGCGGAAGGCCTGTCTTGGGTTCAACTTCCGGATGAGCGAGATCCAGGGGGCTTTGGGCCTTGTGGGGTTGGAGAAGCTGGACACTGCCATAGGGATGCTCAGGGCCACCAGGGACAAGGTGCTGGGGGAGATCAAGGACTTAGGCCTTAAGACCCGTCAGCTGCCGGACCCGGAGGGTGAGCTGGCCACCCAGATAGTGTTCCTGCTGCCGGACCGGGAGGCCGCGAGGCGTTTCCAGGGGGCTGCCAAGGAGGCGGGCTTTGGATGCGGCATCCTGAGCGACAACACCTGGCACTACGCCAGGCACTGGGACACCTTGAGGGACGGGAAGGTTTACTCCCGGGTCCGTTGTCCCTATGATTGTCCCCATGCGGAGTACGTGCCCGCCTACAGGCCCGCGGAGTGGCCGGTGACCCACTCGATACTGGAGAGGGCCGCGGTGTTCGGGCTTGACATCCTTATGGACGACCGGCGGGTGGAGACCCTGATCGGTGCCATAAGGGCCGGGGCCAAGGCCATTTAA